A window of Pantoea agglomerans contains these coding sequences:
- a CDS encoding DUF333 domain-containing protein, translating into MKAATFLLAGAALLLSACSSSSDNEPPQQATAAHIQPHVIMSSLAESNCAGAGGTLAFSHQLDGTRIGMCQLANGRRCDEQALIGGNCAR; encoded by the coding sequence GTGCCGCGCTGCTGCTCTCGGCATGCAGCAGCAGCAGCGATAACGAACCGCCCCAACAGGCCACCGCAGCGCATATCCAGCCTCACGTCATTATGTCGTCGCTGGCGGAAAGCAACTGCGCCGGCGCAGGCGGCACGCTGGCATTTTCTCACCAGCTGGACGGCACGCGCATCGGCATGTGCCAGCTGGCAAACGGACGCCGCTGCGACGAACAGGCGCTAATAGGCGGCAACTGCGCCCGCTGA